The following proteins are encoded in a genomic region of Mesotoga sp. UBA6090:
- a CDS encoding pyridoxal phosphate-dependent aminotransferase, with protein MRVSQRGIAMPASPIRKLVPFAQQAKDRGVNVYHLNIGQPDIQTPRVFYDYIRKLFSSVVSYSPSDGIKELKEAFSSYFGSWDIDISSDELLVTSGGSEAIQFALAAVADPGDDIMLIEPFYANYKGFANILGLNVRAATSKVSNGYRLPNDEEMQQALTSKTRAILFSNPSNPTGVVYTQDELTRLIRFARKNNLFVISDEVYREIVFDGIKPSSIMTIDSGQDIIVVDSISKRFSSCGARIGCVATKNKELYRTIMKFAQARLSPPTIAQFGTMGLLTLGKEYTDSVQKEYELRRDVVFEELSKIEGIEMQKPAGAFYISVKLPVENAEEFVKWMLTDFSYNGSTVMVAPLEGFYATEGIGTKEVRIAYVLSSEKMKAAIEILAKGLKEYGR; from the coding sequence ATGAGAGTATCGCAACGCGGAATTGCTATGCCGGCGTCTCCAATAAGAAAACTTGTACCATTTGCGCAGCAAGCTAAGGATAGAGGTGTCAATGTTTATCACTTGAATATTGGTCAGCCCGACATTCAAACCCCAAGGGTATTTTACGATTACATCAGGAAGCTTTTCAGTTCAGTAGTCTCTTATTCTCCATCAGACGGAATCAAGGAACTCAAAGAGGCCTTTTCGAGCTATTTCGGTTCCTGGGATATCGATATTTCGTCCGATGAATTGCTTGTCACCTCGGGAGGGAGCGAAGCAATACAGTTCGCCCTTGCAGCAGTTGCCGACCCGGGCGATGATATCATGCTGATCGAACCATTTTACGCCAACTACAAAGGGTTCGCCAATATTCTAGGACTAAACGTAAGGGCTGCCACTTCCAAGGTTTCAAACGGCTATAGGCTTCCAAATGACGAAGAGATGCAGCAAGCTCTGACATCGAAAACAAGAGCGATACTCTTTTCGAATCCTTCCAATCCCACAGGTGTGGTATATACGCAGGACGAGTTAACGAGACTAATAAGATTCGCCAGGAAGAATAATTTATTTGTCATCAGCGATGAAGTATATCGAGAAATCGTCTTTGATGGCATCAAACCATCGTCAATAATGACCATAGATTCAGGGCAGGACATTATTGTCGTGGACAGCATCTCAAAGAGATTCAGCAGTTGTGGCGCCAGGATTGGCTGCGTGGCAACAAAGAACAAGGAGCTCTACAGGACAATCATGAAGTTCGCCCAGGCCAGGCTTTCACCCCCAACAATCGCACAGTTTGGAACAATGGGCCTTCTTACCCTGGGAAAGGAATATACAGATTCTGTGCAGAAAGAGTATGAACTTAGAAGAGATGTGGTTTTTGAAGAACTCAGCAAAATCGAAGGGATAGAAATGCAGAAACCCGCGGGCGCATTCTATATTTCTGTCAAGCTTCCCGTCGAAAACGCCGAAGAATTCGTCAAATGGATGCTTACTGACTTTTCTTACAACGGCAGCACTGTAATGGTTGCCCCATTGGAGGGGTTCTACGCAACTGAAGGCATAGGGACTAAAGAAGTCAGGATTGCCTATGTCCTCTCATCGGAGAAGATGAAAGCCGCAATTGAGATACTTGCGAAGGGCCTCAAGGAGTACGGACGTTGA
- a CDS encoding glycosyltransferase, with amino-acid sequence MKTTQVLNKRLKDYEPFVDKDFLEKILQLSSELRGLRVLHVNATSFGGGVAEILHTLVPLMKDCGLTVDWKVIDAPSQFFDLTKRMHNALQGKEDRLSAEDKGLFESVAEDNASFIEPNQYDVAVIHDPQPVGLPAFADFGSCRLVWRCHIDTSSPNPVFWDYLNSFLSHYHAGIFTLKNYAKDGISVEKIYEIPPSIDPLSNKNRELSKEEMEQSLRKLGIESGRPVITQVSRFDPWKDPLGVVDVYRKLKKRFRELQLLLIGSMASDDPEGWKIYEDLLRYSGMDYDIKVLSNFQNIGDIEVNAAQRVSNVVLQKSLREGFALTMSEAMWKKTPVVGGNVGGIPLQVHHGVNGYLVESVEDTVEYTGRILEDPNLAEEMGRKGYEIVKKDFLSTRHLYQYLQLFRDLMS; translated from the coding sequence GTGAAAACTACACAGGTACTGAATAAGAGACTAAAGGATTATGAGCCTTTTGTGGATAAAGATTTTCTAGAGAAAATTCTTCAGCTTTCAAGTGAACTTAGGGGTCTGAGAGTTCTTCATGTCAATGCAACATCCTTCGGGGGCGGCGTGGCTGAAATACTGCACACTCTTGTTCCCTTGATGAAGGACTGTGGCCTCACTGTTGATTGGAAGGTAATTGACGCTCCTTCACAGTTCTTCGACCTTACCAAAAGGATGCACAACGCTCTTCAAGGCAAGGAGGACCGATTATCAGCTGAGGATAAGGGCCTATTTGAAAGCGTTGCAGAGGACAACGCGAGTTTCATCGAACCAAATCAATACGACGTTGCCGTGATCCATGATCCTCAGCCAGTAGGGCTTCCTGCATTTGCAGATTTCGGGAGCTGTAGGCTTGTTTGGAGATGCCACATAGATACTTCTTCGCCAAATCCAGTCTTCTGGGATTATCTGAACTCCTTTTTATCTCACTACCATGCAGGTATATTCACCCTTAAGAACTATGCGAAAGACGGGATTTCAGTTGAAAAGATCTACGAAATCCCACCTTCAATCGATCCTTTGAGCAACAAGAACAGGGAACTGTCGAAGGAAGAGATGGAACAGTCACTGAGAAAACTCGGAATTGAGAGTGGCAGACCTGTAATTACTCAAGTATCCAGGTTCGATCCGTGGAAGGATCCGTTAGGGGTTGTCGATGTGTATAGAAAGCTGAAAAAGAGGTTTAGAGAGCTTCAGCTTCTGCTGATAGGATCGATGGCTTCTGACGATCCTGAGGGCTGGAAGATTTATGAAGATCTTCTGAGATACAGTGGGATGGATTACGATATCAAAGTTCTCTCAAATTTCCAGAACATCGGTGATATCGAAGTCAACGCAGCTCAAAGAGTTAGCAATGTAGTTCTTCAGAAGTCACTTCGCGAAGGTTTTGCGTTGACTATGAGCGAGGCAATGTGGAAGAAGACGCCCGTAGTCGGAGGAAACGTTGGAGGCATTCCTCTTCAGGTTCACCACGGAGTAAATGGATATCTCGTTGAAAGCGTTGAAGATACTGTTGAATACACAGGAAGGATACTTGAAGACCCTAATCTTGCAGAGGAGATGGGGAGAAAGGGATATGAAATAGTGAAGAAAGATTTCCTCAGTACGAGACATCTATATCAATATCTTCAGCTCTTCCGAGATCTTATGAGTTGA
- a CDS encoding carbohydrate ABC transporter permease — MKKNRSLWVMGKIAFWVLIIFIFFYMLFPFYWAVNSSLKSEAQLQMTPATLLPVDRDGKFSPTLQNYVAVFNDGTFVRALWNSTIVAGLTTLLALGVGSFAAYAMGKLRFKGKRLTLYLILSLTMFPQITVLSGLYAVITTLNLGARLSLILSYMIFTLPFTTWVLTSFFKELPTEIMQSAWVDGATPFQTFYMILLPLTAPALVTAGLLAFISAWNEYIFALTFTTIAPEARTIPVAISLFSGSVSRQVPFGEIMAGAVIVTVPVVALVFIFQRRIVQGLTAGAVKG, encoded by the coding sequence ATGAAGAAGAATAGATCGCTCTGGGTTATGGGGAAGATTGCGTTCTGGGTCCTTATCATATTCATCTTCTTCTACATGCTCTTCCCCTTCTACTGGGCAGTGAATTCATCGCTGAAGTCTGAGGCTCAGCTTCAGATGACTCCGGCAACTCTTTTACCCGTTGACAGGGATGGGAAGTTTTCTCCGACGCTCCAGAATTATGTCGCAGTTTTTAACGACGGAACCTTTGTCAGAGCATTGTGGAACAGTACTATTGTTGCGGGTCTTACTACCCTTCTAGCGTTAGGAGTAGGATCGTTTGCAGCCTATGCAATGGGCAAGCTAAGGTTCAAAGGAAAGAGGCTTACTTTGTATCTCATTCTGTCTCTCACAATGTTTCCTCAGATTACAGTACTTTCAGGATTGTATGCCGTGATTACAACACTCAACCTAGGAGCCAGATTGAGCTTGATTCTCTCATATATGATATTTACGTTGCCTTTCACAACTTGGGTCCTCACTTCCTTCTTCAAAGAGCTACCGACGGAAATCATGCAGTCAGCATGGGTTGACGGTGCTACACCTTTCCAAACTTTCTATATGATATTGTTGCCTTTGACTGCGCCCGCACTTGTCACGGCCGGTTTACTTGCTTTCATATCAGCATGGAATGAGTATATTTTCGCTCTCACTTTTACGACTATTGCACCAGAAGCAAGGACGATTCCGGTCGCCATTTCTCTGTTCAGCGGATCGGTTTCAAGACAAGTACCATTTGGGGAGATCATGGCCGGAGCTGTCATAGTAACGGTTCCTGTGGTCGCTCTTGTTTTCATCTTCCAGAGAAGAATAGTGCAGGGTTTGACTGCGGGAGCAGTGAAGGGCTAA
- a CDS encoding DUF3783 domain-containing protein: MRKPEFGRSVLLYCDEETTFLVRNSLISVNVIDCIGLENYTLKEILDQEDISGNGKANRNEERFCYAIFNGFDNNAIGNTIKEIRQLLQKDWIFASTTESNLNWKLEDLLAELTQEHDYFMKGRRVELEE, encoded by the coding sequence ATGAGGAAGCCTGAATTTGGACGCTCGGTCCTTCTATATTGTGATGAAGAGACAACATTCCTAGTTCGGAATTCCTTGATCAGTGTCAATGTTATTGATTGTATTGGATTGGAGAATTACACTCTAAAAGAGATCCTGGATCAGGAAGATATCAGTGGGAATGGCAAAGCCAATAGAAATGAAGAACGGTTTTGTTATGCGATCTTCAACGGATTTGACAATAATGCTATTGGAAACACAATCAAAGAGATTCGTCAGCTTTTGCAGAAAGACTGGATATTCGCTAGCACGACGGAATCAAATCTAAACTGGAAGCTGGAGGACTTGCTAGCAGAACTGACCCAAGAACATGACTACTTCATGAAAGGGAGGCGGGTTGAGCTTGAAGAATGA
- a CDS encoding fumarylacetoacetate hydrolase family protein yields the protein MIIHVGRFRRHGHKDFWGIVEKGFVKPMEVEFNSTGSFLRRVTESPDKIEDLLSDKRLCLSDLEVLSPITKPCRVICQGKNYLDHLLDTGIREEDKKYNMFFNKSSASIASPCSPIVRPMGVRLLDYEIELGLVIKAPVNRKIDVDFSKLHEYVGGMIIGNDISARDIQLPQTQFFKGKSYRSFCSLGPFMAIIDGEDMKYIENLTLELKVNGLVKQSASTSNMIYKPHETLSELSHFSDLDPGDVILTGTPKGTALSNKKGFRAWFRRLLSESKRLELFIRDQEKSGRYLKPGDIIESRIFSLDGRVNLGLQRNTVVDEEEANYARDYL from the coding sequence TTGATAATACATGTTGGGAGATTCAGGCGTCACGGACATAAAGATTTCTGGGGAATCGTCGAGAAGGGTTTTGTGAAACCTATGGAGGTAGAATTCAATTCGACAGGTTCCTTCTTGAGAAGAGTAACAGAGAGTCCAGACAAGATTGAAGATCTTTTGTCTGACAAGAGGCTTTGTCTTTCAGATCTTGAAGTCCTTTCGCCGATCACCAAGCCCTGCAGGGTTATATGCCAGGGAAAGAATTACCTGGATCATCTTCTGGACACAGGAATAAGAGAAGAAGATAAAAAATACAATATGTTTTTCAACAAATCATCCGCTTCGATTGCTAGCCCCTGTTCACCTATTGTTAGGCCGATGGGAGTTCGCCTTCTTGATTATGAGATTGAGCTTGGCCTGGTCATTAAAGCGCCGGTGAACCGGAAGATCGACGTTGATTTCTCGAAACTGCACGAGTATGTTGGCGGGATGATTATTGGAAACGATATATCGGCAAGAGATATTCAGTTACCTCAAACTCAGTTTTTCAAAGGGAAGAGTTACCGTTCATTTTGCTCACTAGGGCCATTTATGGCGATTATCGATGGGGAAGATATGAAGTACATAGAAAATCTCACACTTGAACTGAAGGTAAATGGGTTAGTTAAGCAGAGTGCTTCGACTTCAAACATGATTTACAAACCTCACGAGACACTGTCGGAATTGAGTCACTTCTCCGACCTTGATCCAGGAGATGTAATTCTAACCGGTACTCCAAAAGGGACTGCGCTGAGTAACAAAAAGGGATTTCGTGCTTGGTTCAGAAGGCTTCTTTCAGAATCGAAGAGATTGGAGCTGTTTATTAGAGATCAGGAGAAAAGCGGAAGGTACTTGAAGCCCGGAGACATCATCGAGTCTAGAATATTCTCTTTAGATGGCAGAGTTAATCTTGGTTTACAAAGAAACACAGTTGTTGACGAGGAGGAAGCAAATTATGCTAGGGATTATTTGTGA
- a CDS encoding LacI family DNA-binding transcriptional regulator — translation MKRPTIKDVASLSGVGTGTVSRVLNGGSVKDTTRIRVIRAIEKLGYQPNQMARTLAGGKTRRILFLMPEVRTEFHWRVMKSFDDFLDMMNYEMVIYPVFSDRRLNRLKKDSSLLEDSDGAVICTMNTGFLSKNYINFGSNIVLFEAQSEEFDCVYLDNIMGGKMAAEILIDCGSSDFFVISFEEENPILATENFEKRIEGFTGVLENKGYEFNQERLVYTSFFFETAYEKIAKILTEHDKPGIFALADNFALEVLQTASALKKIPGKDFFLIGYDNQSWTERAGLTTIEQPMEDMGRKTAELIIQRIEAPGQYIQPVKFLPKMKRRRTA, via the coding sequence TTGAAAAGGCCCACCATAAAAGATGTTGCATCTCTTTCCGGTGTTGGAACCGGTACCGTTTCTAGAGTTTTGAATGGCGGTTCTGTTAAGGATACAACGAGAATCAGGGTGATTCGAGCCATTGAAAAGCTTGGATACCAGCCGAACCAGATGGCGAGGACACTTGCAGGGGGAAAGACCAGAAGAATTCTCTTCCTAATGCCTGAAGTGAGGACCGAGTTCCACTGGAGAGTTATGAAATCGTTTGATGATTTTCTGGACATGATGAATTATGAGATGGTTATATACCCCGTGTTCTCTGACAGAAGACTAAACAGACTGAAGAAGGATTCTTCGTTGCTGGAGGACTCAGATGGGGCAGTAATTTGTACAATGAACACAGGATTTTTGTCAAAGAACTATATAAATTTCGGAAGCAACATCGTGCTCTTTGAAGCACAATCAGAGGAATTTGATTGTGTATACCTGGATAACATCATGGGGGGAAAGATGGCTGCGGAGATACTTATAGACTGCGGCTCGAGTGATTTCTTCGTTATCTCTTTTGAGGAAGAGAACCCGATTCTCGCAACAGAGAATTTTGAGAAGAGGATCGAGGGTTTTACCGGTGTTCTAGAGAACAAGGGGTATGAGTTCAATCAGGAGAGGCTCGTGTACACATCTTTCTTCTTCGAAACAGCTTATGAAAAAATTGCCAAGATACTTACTGAACACGACAAACCAGGAATATTCGCATTGGCAGACAATTTTGCCCTTGAAGTGCTTCAGACAGCTTCGGCTTTGAAGAAGATACCTGGAAAGGATTTTTTCCTCATCGGTTATGACAATCAAAGCTGGACCGAAAGAGCGGGCCTAACAACAATCGAGCAGCCAATGGAAGACATGGGAAGAAAGACGGCGGAATTGATAATTCAGAGGATAGAAGCTCCGGGGCAATACATTCAGCCGGTAAAATTCCTGCCCAAAATGAAGCGCAGGAGAACGGCCTGA
- a CDS encoding 6-phosphofructokinase, which translates to MKRYNAVYAQSGGVTSVINASAYGTIVAALAAEEIDRIFAGVNGIKGILNEDLFDLTEEERSEIDRIPYTPGAIFGSCRTRIESEDDFERLFKVFDAHSIRYFFYNGGNDSMDTAHRINEKADEIGFPLKVIGIPKTVDNDLLETDHCPGYGSAARFTAISIMEATRDLKSMYSDSTKVFIMESMGRHTGWLAASGSLASTDRFHGPQIILLPEVSFDEESFIERVEDVIMKEGYCSIVASEALKRPDGSYISTAGYYDAFGNVQLGKIGQYLERAIREALKCKVHVALPDYLQRSSRHIASLIDWQEAVEVGALAVREALKGESGVMVSILRLSNKPYLKRYSTVDLGKVANGTKDLPREFISEDGFYVTEEFRSYALPLIQGEAPNLYLHGLPIYENLERRKAKKLL; encoded by the coding sequence TTGAAAAGATACAATGCAGTTTATGCTCAATCGGGGGGAGTCACATCTGTAATCAACGCATCAGCTTACGGAACAATCGTTGCAGCACTTGCGGCTGAAGAGATCGACAGAATTTTCGCCGGTGTGAACGGTATCAAAGGAATACTCAATGAAGATCTGTTCGACTTGACTGAAGAAGAACGCAGTGAGATCGACAGAATCCCGTATACCCCAGGTGCAATTTTCGGTTCTTGCAGGACGAGAATAGAAAGCGAAGACGATTTTGAAAGACTGTTCAAAGTTTTTGATGCTCATTCGATTCGATACTTCTTCTACAACGGGGGAAACGATTCAATGGACACGGCTCACAGAATCAATGAGAAGGCAGATGAGATCGGCTTTCCACTGAAAGTGATCGGAATCCCCAAGACTGTTGATAACGATCTTCTAGAAACAGACCATTGCCCTGGTTATGGCTCTGCAGCAAGATTTACTGCAATATCTATTATGGAAGCAACTAGAGACTTGAAATCTATGTACAGCGATTCGACGAAAGTCTTTATCATGGAGTCAATGGGACGTCACACTGGCTGGCTAGCTGCGTCCGGTTCACTTGCAAGTACTGATAGATTTCATGGTCCCCAGATTATTCTGCTTCCCGAGGTTTCATTTGACGAAGAATCTTTTATTGAAAGAGTAGAAGACGTAATAATGAAAGAAGGATACTGCTCTATCGTAGCTTCAGAAGCACTGAAACGACCGGACGGTTCGTACATCTCTACTGCGGGTTACTATGACGCATTTGGAAATGTGCAGCTCGGAAAGATAGGTCAGTATCTTGAAAGAGCAATAAGAGAGGCCCTCAAATGCAAAGTCCATGTCGCTCTTCCCGACTATCTTCAGAGATCTTCAAGACACATCGCAAGCTTAATAGATTGGCAAGAAGCAGTCGAGGTCGGAGCGCTAGCAGTGAGGGAGGCGCTGAAAGGGGAAAGCGGAGTGATGGTCTCAATTCTCCGATTAAGCAATAAGCCTTATCTAAAGAGATACTCCACAGTTGACTTGGGGAAAGTTGCGAACGGCACGAAAGATCTCCCCAGAGAATTCATCTCAGAAGACGGATTCTACGTTACTGAAGAGTTCAGATCATATGCATTACCACTCATACAGGGCGAAGCCCCTAATCTCTATCTTCATGGTCTGCCCATATACGAGAATCTTGAAAGAAGAAAGGCAAAGAAGCTTCTCTGA
- a CDS encoding DegV family protein: protein MLGIICDSLVDLPVELAERDDVYVVPVMVVLGEKSFRDGVEISRAEIVDFLENNFARTSLPSPGDVMEAFETLYSRGYDELLVVNLSSALSGTHNLFKTIGEQFASAHESVAIGCVDSLSLSGGIAMLVYKAISMKEMGDSLEVISSDLRSRAGTKNVVFFVLPTLKYLKQSGRIARLEGSVGEILNVKPIGTIDSNGIFTLSGKARGMKKAVEKMVDRLMDVAKGKKVLCLALYHSGNERDTISLVDWARKRISSLSETLLTGELSSGILVHGGKGIIGIGALIA, encoded by the coding sequence ATGCTAGGGATTATTTGTGATTCATTAGTGGATCTTCCTGTGGAGCTGGCTGAAAGAGATGACGTGTACGTTGTTCCAGTAATGGTAGTCCTTGGGGAAAAGTCTTTTCGCGATGGGGTCGAGATTAGCAGAGCCGAAATTGTCGATTTTTTAGAGAACAACTTTGCCAGAACATCACTGCCCAGCCCGGGCGATGTTATGGAGGCTTTTGAGACACTGTATTCAAGAGGATACGATGAACTTCTTGTCGTGAATCTTTCAAGCGCGCTCAGCGGTACTCACAATCTATTCAAGACGATAGGAGAGCAGTTCGCCAGCGCTCATGAATCGGTCGCTATAGGGTGTGTTGATTCCCTTTCACTTTCCGGTGGTATTGCAATGCTTGTTTACAAGGCTATTAGTATGAAAGAAATGGGAGACTCTCTCGAGGTTATTTCTTCTGATCTCAGAAGTAGGGCAGGAACGAAAAACGTCGTTTTCTTCGTTCTACCTACACTTAAGTATCTAAAGCAGAGTGGAAGAATCGCTAGGCTTGAAGGTTCAGTCGGCGAGATTTTGAATGTCAAACCTATTGGCACGATAGACAGCAATGGAATCTTTACGCTTTCGGGTAAGGCGCGAGGCATGAAGAAGGCAGTTGAGAAGATGGTAGATCGACTAATGGATGTCGCGAAGGGCAAGAAAGTCCTTTGTCTAGCACTTTATCATTCCGGCAACGAGAGGGACACCATATCCCTTGTTGACTGGGCAAGAAAAAGGATCTCTTCTCTCTCAGAGACTCTGCTTACGGGAGAGCTGTCATCTGGGATTCTTGTTCACGGTGGAAAAGGAATAATAGGGATAGGGGCGCTTATTGCCTAG
- a CDS encoding carbohydrate ABC transporter permease: MARKDKLTLAQKEQRTAYKLLLPALLILAAVAFYPLFQVFYTSLTDKVFASGTDEAPKFIGLENYKSLLGLTIQELPPIVDETTGDPLIDESTGMTMYERAIRVLPRSPVRYREWFQFSFFGRRYVVGARDPEFMKAIWNTLVFTVISVFLETILGLGVALVVNSNFKGKGIMRATMLVPWAVITVVSARIWEWMLQPTRAGLFNMVLSRLGWGDGGLSFLSMPTLQMPTLIAVDVWKTTPFMALLILAGLQLIPKELYEAGRVDGANRVRQFFAITMPLLKPTLAVALIFRTLDALRVFDVFQVLMGNRMYSMASYNYYQLIGNRNMGLASAIGVIIFFIIGIFAVLYMRLMGVDKE; this comes from the coding sequence ATGGCCAGGAAAGATAAGCTGACTCTAGCTCAGAAGGAACAAAGAACTGCCTACAAATTGCTTCTTCCCGCTCTGTTGATCTTAGCGGCTGTTGCATTTTATCCCCTGTTTCAGGTTTTCTACACCAGCCTTACTGACAAGGTGTTTGCTTCCGGAACTGACGAGGCACCGAAGTTCATAGGTCTTGAAAACTATAAGAGTCTTCTCGGACTTACGATTCAAGAGTTACCGCCGATTGTTGATGAAACGACGGGGGATCCCTTAATTGACGAGTCAACCGGAATGACTATGTACGAAAGAGCAATTAGAGTGCTGCCGAGAAGTCCGGTAAGATATAGAGAGTGGTTTCAGTTCTCATTCTTCGGGCGACGTTATGTAGTGGGTGCGAGAGACCCCGAGTTCATGAAAGCTATATGGAATACGCTGGTCTTCACGGTCATCTCGGTTTTTCTTGAGACTATTCTAGGACTTGGAGTTGCACTAGTAGTGAACAGCAATTTCAAAGGAAAAGGCATTATGAGGGCAACCATGCTGGTTCCATGGGCCGTAATAACAGTTGTCTCGGCGAGAATATGGGAGTGGATGCTTCAGCCTACCAGGGCAGGTCTCTTCAATATGGTCCTGAGCAGGCTTGGTTGGGGTGATGGAGGGCTATCGTTCCTGAGCATGCCGACTCTCCAAATGCCGACTCTAATTGCTGTTGACGTCTGGAAGACGACTCCTTTTATGGCACTGCTGATTCTTGCGGGCCTACAACTTATCCCGAAAGAGCTCTACGAAGCTGGAAGAGTTGATGGAGCAAATAGAGTGAGACAGTTCTTCGCCATCACAATGCCGCTTCTCAAACCTACGCTTGCCGTTGCACTTATCTTCAGAACACTTGATGCACTGAGAGTATTCGATGTTTTCCAGGTACTTATGGGAAACCGAATGTATTCAATGGCTTCTTATAACTACTACCAGTTGATTGGCAACAGGAATATGGGTCTTGCCTCAGCAATAGGTGTGATCATATTCTTTATAATCGGAATCTTTGCAGTGTTGTACATGAGGCTTATGGGAGTTGATAAAGAATGA
- a CDS encoding ABC transporter substrate-binding protein: MKKVLLTLMVALFALVAVSETVITVAAGAVGQELELTKKAAERYMEIHPDVTVRVLDTPDMVQDRLGLYLQFLEARSPEIDVYQVDVIWPGDLAQHFVDLYEHNADKVVSMHFPAIVENNTVDGKLVAIPWFTDAGLLYYRTDLLEKYGLNPPTTWDELEEAAKIIQEGERKTNPDFWGFVWQGNAYEGLTCDALEWLASNDAGTIISPDKKITIANANAVEILEKAAGWVGTISPSGVLTFAEEDARAVWQTGNAAFMRNWPYAYSLSKGEDSAVAGKFDVSPLPAGKSGNGAATLGGWQLSVSKYSKNPEIAADFALFMAGYEVQKLRAVEGSFNPTIEALYADYEVLEENPFFGSLYYVFTNAVARPSTATAPRYNEVSTLFFKAVHSILSGTADAQNALEELALDLEDLTGFEVVWGF; encoded by the coding sequence ATGAAAAAAGTTCTATTGACACTTATGGTAGCGTTATTTGCCCTGGTCGCAGTTTCAGAGACAGTTATTACTGTTGCGGCAGGGGCCGTTGGTCAGGAGCTTGAACTGACCAAGAAAGCAGCGGAAAGATACATGGAGATTCATCCCGATGTGACTGTAAGAGTTCTGGATACTCCAGACATGGTTCAGGACAGGCTCGGGCTCTATCTCCAATTTTTGGAAGCAAGAAGCCCCGAGATTGATGTCTATCAGGTAGATGTTATTTGGCCCGGTGATCTTGCGCAGCATTTTGTCGATCTTTACGAGCACAACGCCGACAAGGTTGTATCTATGCATTTCCCAGCGATAGTTGAAAACAACACGGTCGATGGAAAACTCGTTGCCATACCGTGGTTCACAGATGCGGGTCTTCTATACTATCGAACTGATCTTCTCGAGAAGTATGGGCTTAACCCGCCGACCACGTGGGACGAACTCGAAGAAGCAGCGAAGATCATCCAGGAAGGAGAAAGGAAGACAAATCCCGACTTCTGGGGATTCGTGTGGCAGGGCAATGCTTACGAAGGTTTGACATGCGATGCCCTTGAATGGCTCGCATCAAACGATGCAGGAACAATTATCAGCCCTGACAAGAAGATTACAATAGCAAACGCCAATGCAGTCGAGATTCTTGAAAAAGCAGCTGGTTGGGTTGGAACAATCTCTCCTAGTGGAGTCTTGACTTTCGCTGAGGAAGATGCCAGAGCGGTTTGGCAAACTGGAAACGCTGCCTTCATGAGAAATTGGCCTTATGCCTACAGCCTAAGTAAGGGCGAGGACAGCGCCGTCGCGGGCAAGTTCGATGTCTCTCCTCTTCCGGCCGGGAAGAGTGGGAATGGAGCCGCTACGCTCGGGGGTTGGCAACTTTCAGTCAGCAAGTACAGTAAAAATCCTGAAATCGCTGCGGATTTTGCATTGTTCATGGCCGGTTACGAGGTGCAAAAGTTGAGAGCTGTTGAAGGTTCCTTCAATCCTACGATCGAAGCTCTTTATGCAGATTACGAAGTGCTTGAAGAGAATCCGTTCTTTGGTTCACTTTATTACGTATTCACAAACGCTGTTGCTAGACCTTCAACAGCAACTGCCCCGCGATATAATGAAGTATCTACTCTATTTTTCAAGGCCGTTCACAGTATCCTCTCCGGAACCGCGGATGCACAGAACGCTCTTGAAGAGCTTGCCCTCGATCTCGAAGATTTGACAGGGTTTGAGGTAGTTTGGGGCTTCTAG